Proteins encoded together in one Pseudomonadota bacterium window:
- a CDS encoding YbaB/EbfC family nucleoid-associated protein → MDMKQIMQQAQQFQQKMAEIQGELAGKEVSSSVGGGMVKATVNGKSELVRLSIEKAVIDPADPGMLQDLVIAAVNEALRQSQDLARREMAKLTGGLNIPGLF, encoded by the coding sequence ATGGATATGAAACAGATCATGCAGCAGGCCCAGCAGTTTCAGCAGAAGATGGCTGAAATTCAGGGGGAGCTGGCGGGCAAGGAAGTCAGTTCTTCGGTGGGCGGCGGAATGGTGAAGGCCACCGTTAACGGCAAAAGCGAACTGGTACGCCTCTCGATTGAGAAGGCAGTGATTGATCCGGCCGACCCCGGGATGCTTCAGGACCTTGTGATTGCGGCCGTTAATGAAGCCTTGCGGCAGTCTCAGGATCTGGCACGCCGGGAAATGGCCAAACTGACCGGCGGGTTGAATATCCCGGGTCTGTTCTGA